A region of Pyxidicoccus parkwaysis DNA encodes the following proteins:
- a CDS encoding M23 family metallopeptidase — MSLESRPPRQFSRRSILSAGSIAAGFVAFGGSGLLVGTAHAAETIINPFAGYSISDGWWDHVNRGSLGGIDYVMGVGTPLPACASGQLLIDWNNGTGGYTATIVMANGMRSQYLHLSGFNGGERFVQQGEIVGYSGGAAGAPGSGSSTGPHLHWHMVTAGGTRVNPLDYVGAGSGGTGGGLPLEERRLGHLGTAGGWAHMLSNLVLPGNTTYGAFSPGPGQSPRAMANIDGVMKLVYAGSNGWTTMSSGLAMAAGAPLNVLLTPANPSPQVFTLEGGRLWHTFDGNGWKKLPSSVTVSGNCTFSMTANGTDLHGLFNDNGRLFHVWADGSGWHKGDTGVDLQPGADLVAVIQPDGSLQGLSLEFSRVHHIFGANGKWNRIPTTASLPTGIPIAGRAAYGWPQLVANNNGAITHVWGTSSGWMCVPTGLTSNPGRRLSLIADVASAPLVGLTL, encoded by the coding sequence ATGTCCCTCGAGTCCCGCCCCCCACGCCAATTCTCCCGGCGCTCCATCCTGAGCGCAGGCAGCATCGCGGCCGGCTTCGTCGCCTTCGGCGGGTCCGGCCTGCTGGTCGGCACCGCCCACGCCGCCGAGACAATCATCAACCCATTCGCAGGTTATTCCATTTCGGATGGGTGGTGGGACCACGTCAACCGCGGCTCCCTGGGTGGCATCGACTATGTCATGGGTGTTGGCACGCCGCTCCCGGCCTGCGCCTCGGGGCAACTCCTCATCGACTGGAATAACGGCACCGGCGGCTACACCGCGACCATCGTGATGGCCAACGGCATGAGGAGCCAGTACCTCCACCTGTCCGGCTTCAACGGCGGCGAGCGCTTTGTCCAGCAGGGCGAAATCGTCGGGTACTCCGGCGGTGCTGCCGGTGCGCCCGGCTCCGGCTCTTCGACGGGCCCTCACCTGCACTGGCACATGGTGACGGCCGGCGGCACCCGGGTGAACCCGCTCGACTACGTCGGCGCGGGCAGCGGCGGCACCGGTGGCGGTCTGCCTCTGGAGGAGCGCCGCCTCGGCCACCTCGGCACCGCGGGCGGCTGGGCCCACATGCTCAGCAACCTCGTCCTGCCGGGCAACACCACCTACGGCGCGTTCTCGCCGGGCCCCGGGCAGTCGCCGCGCGCCATGGCGAATATCGACGGCGTGATGAAGCTGGTCTACGCCGGCAGCAACGGCTGGACCACGATGAGCAGCGGCCTGGCGATGGCCGCAGGCGCTCCACTCAACGTGCTGCTGACCCCGGCCAATCCATCGCCCCAGGTCTTCACCCTCGAGGGCGGACGGCTCTGGCACACCTTCGACGGCAACGGTTGGAAGAAGCTCCCGTCGTCCGTCACGGTGTCGGGCAACTGCACCTTCTCGATGACGGCCAATGGGACGGACCTTCATGGCCTCTTCAACGACAACGGCCGGCTGTTCCATGTCTGGGCTGACGGTTCCGGCTGGCACAAGGGGGACACCGGGGTGGACCTGCAACCCGGCGCCGACCTGGTCGCGGTCATCCAGCCGGACGGCAGCCTGCAAGGCCTGTCGCTGGAATTCAGCCGGGTGCACCACATCTTCGGGGCGAACGGGAAGTGGAACCGGATACCGACCACGGCGTCCCTGCCGACCGGGATTCCGATTGCCGGCCGCGCCGCCTACGGCTGGCCGCAGTTGGTCGCCAACAACAACGGTGCAATCACTCACGTCTGGGGCACCTCGTCGGGCTGGATGTGCGTGCCGACCGGACTGACGTCGAACCCGGGACGGCGGCTCAGTCTGATCGCGGATGTCGCCTCGGCCCCGTTGGTCGGCCTGACTCTCTGA